The genomic region TCATAGAGATTGGCGTTGCGTCCGCGCCAGGGGACCGCGGAAAGCCAAACATCGGGCATGACGCTCTTCAGTCGCGAAAGCGACTCGGCCAGCAATCGCGCGTCCCAGCCGGTCGGCGGCCCTTGTTGACTGCGCTTGACGAATTCGTCGAAATCCGCATCGATCGGCACGCTTCCGCTGACCAAAGCGACCGTCTCGCCCCGGCAAAAATGGTAGGCGGCCTGGGGCCCGCCGGCGCCGGCAACCGGCAGGGAATGCACCTCTTCCCAACCCAGCGCCGACAGTTCTTCGCTGGAAACAACGTTGGCGCCTTCGCAAAACCGGGCCACCGCTTCCAGGCCCTCCGGCGGAGCGACCACTCGGCAGCCGGCGCCTTCGACCACTGATTTCAGGCCCGTCAAGTTCTCCGCTTCACATGAGGTCAGGACCACCGCCGAGATGGCGGGCGCGGCCAGGCCCAGGGCTTGCCAGGCCGCCGCGAGCCGTCGAGCGGCATCTTGCCCGCGCACGCCGTTAAACACCAGCGCCTGCCCGCCCGAAAGCACGGCATAGGCTGCCTGGCCTTCGAAATCGCCCAAATAATACAGCTCATCGAGAATCTGCTTCGCGCCGCCGTCCAAGAAATCAGCACCGTCCCGCGCGTATCGTTGGCGGATAAGCCGTAGCTCATCGACGCCGCGCTGGAGCAGCGCGTTCCATTGCGCCGCGCTGAGCCGCGGGTCGGCGGGCGCCGGTTCGTAGCCGGGATGGCCCGGCAGAACCAGATCGGGCGCCGGCAACCGCCGCAGCTTCTCGAACGAGCGAAGATAACGGTTGACTTCGCCACGATATCGGGGAGCCAACTTCGTTGCGTAAGTCCCCGTGTCCGCGCTGAGCGTCATGATCGTATCACCCGCGAAGAGCGCCCGTTGCCCCTCGACTTCCAGCAAAAAACAACAGCTCCCCGGCGTATGGCCGGGAGTGGCCACGACGGTAAACCGCGCCTGGCCCAGTTCCAGCACCTGCCGATCGGCAAGCTCGCCGTCGACGGTGGTGGGGTGAAGGGCTTCTCGCTCCATATCGAACTTGGAAAAAATGGCCTCCCAAGGCGCACCGCGACGCAACGGCCCCGCGTCCTCGCGGCCGATGTAGATTTTGGCGCCCGTCTCGTCGCGCAGCCGTTGAGCGCCCAGGGCGTGGTCGCCGTGCGAATGCGTGAGCAGAATCATTTTAAGCCGGCCGATGTCAAGACCCAGTGTCGACATTCCGGCCAGCAGCGTATCGTGGGCCGACTCCAGGCCGGCGTCGATTATCGCCAAGCCGTCCGACGTTTCGACGACATAGACGACCGAGGGCCACATATCGCCCAAGAGGTACACGCACTGGGCGATTCTCACCGGCGTCGGCGCCAGTGGCCGGGCGGTTCCCGCCAGTTTCGGCACGTTGCGTTTCGCAATGGGCAGGGGCGAGGCGCCTGCTGTGCCCAGACGCCACAGGCCCACCCCAATCGCCACGAGCGTCGCCCCGAACGCCAGCAGACCGATGACCATGGCGCCTGAACGCCACCGTTGCTGACTCGGTAGGTCGCTTGTCTGGTGCATTGTTTTGGCTGATCGTAGAGGGTGACGTTTCGCGCCGTGGGCGCGCCGGCTACGGAGCCGGTTGTTATGCCCGCGCCGGCAAGGCGCTACTCTTCGGCGGCGCCCTCCGGCTCGATGACTTCGTGCAAGCGATCGACGGCCGGGGAGATCAGCACTTGCCGCATCCCGCTGGGCCAGTGGATTTCCACACGGTCGATCGACGTGACGTCGCCTAGGCCGAAGTGCAAGGTTTTCGACGGTTGCGAAAGATAACCTCCCGTGCATTCCACCTGCCGGACCATCACTCCGCCGCGGTAGTGGAGTTTGGCCAGCGCGCCGATGGCGTCGCGGTTGCTCCTCGTCCCTCGCAATCGAATGGCGGCATAATGGCGCCGAGGGAACTGGTTCTTGAAATAGTAGGGAACGCCGTTGAAGTTGTTGACCATGAGATCGACCCGACCGTCGCCGTCGAAGTCGGCCGTCGCGGCGCAGCGGGAGCTGCGCGCGGCTTGGCGGGCAAAGATGAGTTCGCTCAAGAATTGCCCCTCGCGAGGCGGCTCAACGCCTTCTTCCGCCGCTCGGTCCACAAACGTGCCGTTGCCGTTATTGAGCAGCAGACTGCAAGGGTAGTAAAAGTAGGGATAGCCCATGCCCGAGGGAAGGTAGACGTCTTGGTCGCCGTCGTTGTCAAAGTCGCCGGCGGCGATGCCCCAGGGCCAGAAAGTCTCCACGCCCGCCGCGTCGGAAACCTCCCTGAAACGTCCCGCGCCCTCGTTGCAAAACAGGCTGTTGCCAAACAGCACGAGATCGTAATTGAGATGCAAACGCTCCATCGACATCGCTTCCTGCTCAACTTTCTCGGGATGAAGATCGACCCTCGGCCCGTTGAGGTATCGATACTTCTTCTGCGGTTCGACCAGATCGGGTTCGTCTTGCAGAATCCACATGTCCGAATGCATGTCGGTGATGAACAGGTCGAGGCGGCCGTCGTTATTGTAATCGAACGCCTTGGCGCCGATGGCGCCCATCGACGTGCGGCGGAGCGTCTCGCGAGTCACGTCGTCGAAGTGGCCCCGCCCGTCATTGCGGTAGAGTTGGCTGACGCCGAACATGTTGGTGACCAGCACATCGAGGTCGCCGTCTTCGTCGAAATCGAACGCCGCGACATCGCCGCTCCAGCCCTTGCCCGATAGCCCCGCCGCGGCCGTCGCGTCGCTGAAGGTGCCGTCCCGGTTGTTGCGAAACAGCATGTTCGACTCGCGGTCTTGGACATTATAGACGTGTTGCCACAGGTCGCTCGGGCCCCGAAAGTAGCGGGCCTGGGCGTCAAATTCGTCCATCGTCCAGCGCGCGGTATTGGTCACAAACAGGTCGAGATAACCGTCGTTGTCGTAGTCGAAGAAGGCGGGCGTTTGCGAATGGGCAACCAACGAAACGCCGGCCGGCCCGGTTACGTCGCGAAAGCGGCCGGCGCCGTCGTTTTCGAACAAGACGTTGCCTCCGCGAGTGCTCGTGACGTAAAGATCCTGATCTCCGTCGTTGTCGTAATCGCCGAAGGCGGCGCCGACGCAGATGCGATCGTCCAGCGCCAGCGGCCACGCTTCGTCCGTGACGTTGTCGAACGTTCCGTCGCCGCGGTTGCGGTACAGGCCGTTGGCGCCGAGTTGGTTCAGGAAGAGAACGTCGTCGGCGCCGTCCCCATCGTAATCGCCCACCACCACGCCACAGCCGTGGTCGTAGAGGTTGACTCGGAACTCCCCGCCCTGCTCTTGCGGCAAAAACGACATGCGAAAGTCGATGCCGTTCTGCGAGGCGACGTCACGAAATCCGGATATGCGCTGCGGTTCGCGTGCGAGAACCAGCCAAACCGCCGTCATGCCGGCGAAAGCGATGAACGCCACCGAAAGAATGTTGACCCCTTTCGAAGGTCTGCGGCCCAACCGTCCCATCGTCTGCTCCCCAGAGTCTCATTTGCGGAAGTTCTCGCGACAGGCGAAGCTTCTCGTTGGTTTAAGGGACCGGTTTTGTCCTTCATGTTACAGGCAGTCCTATTACAATCTGGTTAGAATTTAGCGGAGCCCCGGCTCGATTGCGAAACGGGATTCTCTCTTCCTCATTCCGCTGATTGATTATAGATTGCGACACTGGAACGAGAAAGGGTCAGGCGAAACACCCGAAACACCGACGACGCCATGCAAGTCTTCCTGCGGGGTCGTAGCGCGATCGCGAACCTCCTGCTCCGGAAGCCGCACTACGGAACGCTGACGCTGGCGGAGAACGCCCCGCGGCCTTCGGCACTCCGAGATTTCCCGGCCGCCAGGGGGAGACCCCGCTTGGGCTTCTTGCGAAGTCGGAGATCCTCAACCTCACCCGTCAATTCGAAGTCGAACACCTGTGGTTCGTCGCGGCGCTCGACGTAGGCTGTGAAGCCCGACGTGGCGGGATCGAGGTACTTCCGGGGCAGCAAGGGGATGCCCCTCTGAAGACGCCCAATCTTGGTCATCGACTCCTGATCCTGAGCGATCACATAGCGCTGCGGAAAGCCGAGGACGGGGATATAATCGAGCGGCCAGTCTTCCGGAACGCCATCGGGCCAGAGGTCCCACACCGCCTGTTCGCGAATGTAGCGCTTCACGTCGCCGCCCGCGGAGGCCAGGGCGGCCATCTTTTTGTTCACAGTTGTTCCGTCGTATTCGTGGTACTTTTCCATGTAAACCGAGTACTCACGGTCCGGCACGGCGCCGCGGGGCATGTCGCTGCTGGAAAAGAAGGTGGTCAAGTGGTAACGGCCATCGGCGTCGGTCAGTCCGTGGGCGGTCTGGTCGTCGATAAGCTTGTTCAGAAAGACAACCAGCGCCCCTTCCACCGGCTGGCCGTTGTGCGTGACACGTCCGACGACCTCCACCGTGCGCGGCGGCGGCGAACAGCCCCAGGCCAGGCAGAGAACCGGCAGCAGCGAGGCGGCCCAGCGGCGGCGAAACGTGGCTTGAGACATACTTGCCCTCAGTGGTCCGTTGTCAGGTTTGCGTCGTCAACGATCAGGCCGGTGACCGAGGAGGAACCGGGCGCCGCAGTGCCGGGCGCCGCAGTGCCGGGCGCCACAGTGGAAGTCGCCCGCTCCGCCGCGCTTTCTTCAGGGCCCCGTCGATCTTGCCCCAACTCGGCGCGATGCATCTTGGCCAGGTCCTCGCGGCCGAGCTCTTCGTAATACTTGACCAGCGCCTGGTGAGCGCCTGGGTGCAAGGGATTCCAGCGCAGCGCCGACAGCATCATGGCGGCCGAAGCCTTGGGGTAGCCCGATTTTTGCAACACTTCGCCGAGTTCATAGCGCAATTCCGCGTCTTGCGGACGAGTCACCAAATCCAGCTCCAACTCCGACTGCCGCTGTGCGAGCTGCTCCAACTCATGCGCGCGTTCGGTCGAACGCTTCGCTTCTTTTTTTCGACCGGTCTTTGCCAGGCACACGCCGAGCCGATAGTGCAACTGCGAGTTATGGTCGTCCAAGGCGACCGCCTCGGCAAGCAGCTTGACGGCCAGCGGCAAGTCTTGCTGTTGCTCGGCGAACTCGGCCAGGGCCGATAAGGCGGCTGCCCTCTGCGGCGGAGGCAGCCGGTTCGCTTCGAGCATTTCCGTTAAAACCTGCTTTGCTTCGTCCAACCTCCCCTCATGCTTCAGACACGCGGCGATGCCGGACATGGCCGCCGGATCGGCGGACCACTGCTGGTGACAAAAGCGAAAGTGCTCCAGCGCGTGTTTGCTGTCGTGCTTCGCCTGCAGCACGTGGCCCAGGCCCAGATGCGCGGCATAGTTTGCCGGTTCGATTTCCAGCACCGTTTGGTATTCTTCCTCTTGTTTGAGGGCTTGTTGGGTGAGCTCGAAAATCTCCGCGCGCAGCAACCTGGGATAGGCGAGTTGGGGCTGCCAACGGACCCAATAATCGAGCACCAGCATCGCGTCGCTCATGCGATATTCCGCCAAGTAGCCCAGCGTGAGCGACGTGTAGATTTGCCGCGCCGTATCATCGGGCAACGGACGCAGCAGCATTTTTCGCAGCTCCAATTCGGCCTCGCGGTCGCCGGCCTGAAACGCCAGCAGCGTCAATTGGAAGCGGACCTCCTTCTTGGGCCAGCCCAACTTCATCGCCTGTTCCAGGTGGGTGCGCACCTCGTCGATGTGCCCCGCCTCACGATTGGCCACCCCCAACAGGAACTGCACTTCGGCCGAGTCGGGGCGGAGCGCTGCGGCGTCGTTCAACTCGAACACCGCGTTGTCGGCCAGCAGCGCCGCC from Pirellulales bacterium harbors:
- a CDS encoding MBL fold metallo-hydrolase encodes the protein MVIGLLAFGATLVAIGVGLWRLGTAGASPLPIAKRNVPKLAGTARPLAPTPVRIAQCVYLLGDMWPSVVYVVETSDGLAIIDAGLESAHDTLLAGMSTLGLDIGRLKMILLTHSHGDHALGAQRLRDETGAKIYIGREDAGPLRRGAPWEAIFSKFDMEREALHPTTVDGELADRQVLELGQARFTVVATPGHTPGSCCFLLEVEGQRALFAGDTIMTLSADTGTYATKLAPRYRGEVNRYLRSFEKLRRLPAPDLVLPGHPGYEPAPADPRLSAAQWNALLQRGVDELRLIRQRYARDGADFLDGGAKQILDELYYLGDFEGQAAYAVLSGGQALVFNGVRGQDAARRLAAAWQALGLAAPAISAVVLTSCEAENLTGLKSVVEGAGCRVVAPPEGLEAVARFCEGANVVSSEELSALGWEEVHSLPVAGAGGPQAAYHFCRGETVALVSGSVPIDADFDEFVKRSQQGPPTGWDARLLAESLSRLKSVMPDVWLSAVPWRGRNANLYDRDWTDTLTMNYHLLRHWQAAPGKRYGQ
- a CDS encoding CRTAC1 family protein yields the protein MGRLGRRPSKGVNILSVAFIAFAGMTAVWLVLAREPQRISGFRDVASQNGIDFRMSFLPQEQGGEFRVNLYDHGCGVVVGDYDGDGADDVLFLNQLGANGLYRNRGDGTFDNVTDEAWPLALDDRICVGAAFGDYDNDGDQDLYVTSTRGGNVLFENDGAGRFRDVTGPAGVSLVAHSQTPAFFDYDNDGYLDLFVTNTARWTMDEFDAQARYFRGPSDLWQHVYNVQDRESNMLFRNNRDGTFSDATAAAGLSGKGWSGDVAAFDFDEDGDLDVLVTNMFGVSQLYRNDGRGHFDDVTRETLRRTSMGAIGAKAFDYNNDGRLDLFITDMHSDMWILQDEPDLVEPQKKYRYLNGPRVDLHPEKVEQEAMSMERLHLNYDLVLFGNSLFCNEGAGRFREVSDAAGVETFWPWGIAAGDFDNDGDQDVYLPSGMGYPYFYYPCSLLLNNGNGTFVDRAAEEGVEPPREGQFLSELIFARQAARSSRCAATADFDGDGRVDLMVNNFNGVPYYFKNQFPRRHYAAIRLRGTRSNRDAIGALAKLHYRGGVMVRQVECTGGYLSQPSKTLHFGLGDVTSIDRVEIHWPSGMRQVLISPAVDRLHEVIEPEGAAEE
- a CDS encoding carboxypeptidase-like regulatory domain-containing protein — its product is MSQATFRRRWAASLLPVLCLAWGCSPPPRTVEVVGRVTHNGQPVEGALVVFLNKLIDDQTAHGLTDADGRYHLTTFFSSSDMPRGAVPDREYSVYMEKYHEYDGTTVNKKMAALASAGGDVKRYIREQAVWDLWPDGVPEDWPLDYIPVLGFPQRYVIAQDQESMTKIGRLQRGIPLLPRKYLDPATSGFTAYVERRDEPQVFDFELTGEVEDLRLRKKPKRGLPLAAGKSRSAEGRGAFSASVSVP
- a CDS encoding tetratricopeptide repeat protein: MHSFKAEVKSSAPRRRRWFVVGCLLLACAAGPWAWRSWRFFSHLRTARYALAALLADNAVFELNDAAALRPDSAEVQFLLGVANREAGHIDEVRTHLEQAMKLGWPKKEVRFQLTLLAFQAGDREAELELRKMLLRPLPDDTARQIYTSLTLGYLAEYRMSDAMLVLDYWVRWQPQLAYPRLLRAEIFELTQQALKQEEEYQTVLEIEPANYAAHLGLGHVLQAKHDSKHALEHFRFCHQQWSADPAAMSGIAACLKHEGRLDEAKQVLTEMLEANRLPPPQRAAALSALAEFAEQQQDLPLAVKLLAEAVALDDHNSQLHYRLGVCLAKTGRKKEAKRSTERAHELEQLAQRQSELELDLVTRPQDAELRYELGEVLQKSGYPKASAAMMLSALRWNPLHPGAHQALVKYYEELGREDLAKMHRAELGQDRRGPEESAAERATSTVAPGTAAPGTAAPGSSSVTGLIVDDANLTTDH